The Capsicum annuum cultivar UCD-10X-F1 chromosome 3, UCD10Xv1.1, whole genome shotgun sequence genomic sequence ACTCATCACTTGTTGAAATGGAGATGCTGTTTGTTGAACTTGAAACATCTTAACGGGACTTAGGTCtttaaatttgttgttgttgaggttgaggaggaatATATCTCCTTGGTTTTTTTCTCTGGTTATGCCATTGTTGACCGGTGCCCGGTATGTTTTCTTCCTCAAGTTTGTTTTCCTATTCTTCATTTTGAATATGAGTCTCGCTGGTATCATGTGCCATTTCTCCTCCTCCATCTATCATTATTTTATTGTGATCATCATTTTTCTTGATTGTACAAACCACCTTGCTAAGGCAATGATGTATTCTGGGAACCCTTTATACTAAATAGGTTACCCTTTGCCCTCTCCATGCTCATCAGCATCATATCTCTCCCACACCTTCTGAGGCCTAGGTTTAGTAAGGTCAATCTGAATCTTTACCTTTGCTTCACTTCCTATGGTCTTCATAAAAGTAGCAAGATCAAAGAATAACACCTTTCCAATTTGTTCTAACAAAATGCtgaccacctcaaaatagtagAAATGCCCTGGGAGCTCAGGTAAAACAACCCAAACAGGTACAAAAGATGTCTCATCAATTGGTTGAAATATGGGAGTCCAAAATTATATCTTCATTAACTGTCCCTGTAAGTATATTTTTCCTTTGGACCAAATTGTAGCATGATCATAGGCATTATCCAACTCTATACACAAGTGTCTAGAATTAAAATATGTCAGCTTCACACCACCTTTTAGCTAAGTTTGTAGCAAAAACTCTCTTCTAATATTGTCCATTttaagcatagcatgagtgaattTGCCAATTAGAGTATACATACATCTTTCAGCTACTTTCTCCATAAAATCTTCTCTCTTAAAAATTACAGCAGGATATACCCAATCGAAGTTGTAAAAGTAGAAGGACTAATATTCATAGGATTCATCTTCATAGCTTTATGAGTTCTATTTTGAGCAATCTCATTATATCAAATAAGAAGAGGATCACTGTCTATTCTGCAGCCAAAATGTCATTGAAAAATAGGTGATCGAATAAGATTCATCAACTCTTTCTCTTTCATGACTAGAGATTTTGTATCATGTGCCCTAATCCCCAAATTCACACAAATTGCTTGTCCAAAAATTGGGGATTTCACCATTGTATCACTATTTTCATAATCATGGTTTGATTTGTGCATAATTTCAGCATTTATAGCCTCGCTTATGACCTGTGCATTTTCCTCTCTTCAAACGTTATGCCAGAATAATCAAATCGTTTTGCTTACACTCCTTTCGAGTATCATCGAGATAATTTTGATCCCTTTGAGTATCACCAAGCTATTTTGATGTTTATTGTGTTTCACAACTTGTACATAGTTGTCACCAATTCCTTCGGTATATAGCAcctatattattcaaaaatttacCTGGTAAGTAATGTGTTGGAACCAATTCCACTATACTATTGACATAATATTAGGACTCGCATCATTCCTCATATTATATGCTACTGTAATAGTAAATGGTAAATTCAgattacatgcataaatattgGATAAGGATTCTAGTAACTGGGGATAGTTTGAGATTTAGAtactttgaaaatttattttgatatttagacacaagttttaaaaaattaggtgtttacattATTATGACATCATCACTTTTTACATACAAATCTATCACATAAGTTTTAAACTTTACACTTTAGTCCTTCACCTCgtccatttaatatttaatatttaatattttccacctttttttatatttccaccattttttcaattttctattttaatttagaaaattgtcCAAGAAGCCACCAATAGGAGCTTCCTTTTTcaccaataatatttttgattCCGACCATTTTTCCAGCCACTTTTCCAACAAAAAATTGTTCATCACAACTGAAAATCTCCATTCTTCATCATTGCCTCCATTGTTGTACcatcctttttgaaaaaaaaatgtaaaatttttttttcaccatttctaCTAGCTCGAAAAGCTTTCCAAATCCGTTCAATACCTCGTCATTAgatatattttagtagtttagagtGCTACACATACATTTTTCCATTCCAGAGAGCTAGGAGGGAAGCGATTATAGCGAAAATCAATTGATTCGCTTCTTTGTACAAACGTATTCATACCAATGATCGACTAGCTATAGACCTATATCTTGATCTATTATCGATTTGTGTGGTCTATTATGGCAGTAGTTGAGGTAGTTGTCGTGGGTGGTAATTATATAGGTGCGTGAGAGGAGGGTCCCAACTATTGAAAGTGAAAATCATCTAGAAAGGAGACAGTGCCCATCCCGCCGCGTCGCAATGGATCGTACGACGACATAGTTCAAAGCGTAATTGAGAGCGGAGAATTATAATGCGAGCCAAAGAACATTGTGATTAGCTATCTAATGAATGGAAGAGGTAAAATACATTCCACGTTCATAAATAATGATTGGCATGTATCGTTATACATGTTGGATATCGCTGCCGATGGTTCTAGGCCATTATTGAGGATAAATGTCGTTTCGGGGTCGCCGATAATTCCTCCACCACAGCCGATAATCGACGAACATGATTCATTTGAAGATGAGAGTTTGGATGCTCATCTAGTGGATTCGGAAGATCGTTTAATGGAATTGGAAAATCTAATTTTCTCCgaagaagagggagaagagtGTGAATTGGGAGCACAAACCAACCACACCTTCTCCGATGAAACTAATTTTCAGGTAAATCAAATATTTAGCAGCAAAAAGGAGCTGAAGCTGTTGTTGGACGTAGCAGCTGTGagaaattcttttgattatgctACGTTGAAGAGCTGCAGCAAATTCCTCAGGGTAAATGTGTTTGTCCTAGCTGCGCGTGGATGTTGCGGGCGAAGAAGTATGAATGCACGGACAGATTCGTCATCTATAAATACGTCGGCAATCACAGTTGCGACGTCGAATAAGACACCTGCTGCCATAGAAAAATCTCATCTAAAGTCATTGCGTCGCTCTGTGTGAACATGTATCGCAAAGGAAAGGGTCCGGATACTAGCGAGATTTGGAGGATCGTTTTTAAGAACTTAAAAAGTAAACCAAGCTATTAGAAATGTTGGGTAGGGGGTGTGATTGCCAAGGAAATGGTTCGAGGGACAGCGAAGCACAGGTATTCCTGCCTGCTTGCTTTTTTGTACATGATCGATGCTCTTAATATTGGCACTACCTATTCCATCATGGTGAACAAGGTCGATTGTAGGTTTATGTACTACTTTTTATCATTGGGCCCTTGCATTAGAGGGTTCGCCCACATGAGAAAGGTTATTGCGGTCGACAACACTCATTTATACGGCAAGTACGTGGGCGTGCTGCTAAGTGTGGTTGCATAGGATACGGAGAACCATATTTATCCCATTGCCTTTTGCATTGTTGACAAGAAGATCGATGTGTCTTGGACGTTTTTCtttgagaagctgaagtctaTTATGGTCGATAGACCAGATTTTGCTTTATCTCCGATAGGCATAAGAGTATCGCCAACGACATCGCGAAGGTATACAATCATGCTCATCACGAGTACTGCACGAGGCACCTGGATGAAAATCTCCAGGTAAATCACCACTCCGAAGAACAACTCTATCTATTCTACAATGCGGCAAAGGTATATTATCTCGAGGAGTTTAGCAACCATTTTGTGGAATTCAAGAACTACTGTCCCGAGGTAGCCTTTTTCCTCAAGCATGATCTTGGTTTTGAGAAATGGAGCAGGGCATATTTCCCTAGCAATAGGTTTAACGTGATGACCACAAATATTACCGAGTCAGTGAACGCTATGTTGATTGCCGAAAGGGAGTACCCCATGGCATCCATATTCAATTCGATCACCAAGAGGTTTGGTGAAATATTCAGGGAGAGGCGTGCCTACATCCTCAAATATAAGGATAACAAATTTGTGCCCGCCGTCGAAAATATCTTAAGAGACAATATAAGCGAGGGCGACTCCTTCTATGTGGATAAAGTAAGCTGGGACAAAAGGCAATTCACTGTGTTCGGAAGTAGTTGTATGGCCAAAGTCGACCTACTGGAAAGGTCGCGTTCTTGCAAGAAGTTTGACCTGGTCAAAATACCATGCGAACACACGATGGCCGCTTTACGATTGAAGGACGGTGAAGATTTTGGTTTGAGAGTCTATGATTACTCTTCGCCCATGTATAAAGTGGAAGAGTACCTCCTTGCATATTCAGAATCAATTAATGTTGTCCCTTTGAAGTCCTAATGGCGCGTGCCACAAGAATTGCTAGATGTGAACATTATTCCACCTCGTGGCCACCAAGCTCGGAAGGAAGAAAAGAAACACGTTAAGGGCATAGGCAAGACTTTCAAGTCGAAGAGGAGGAACAAGTGTTCACTGTGCAAGAGACCCGGTCACAAGAGAACCACTTGTAAGAACAACAAATCGTAGTTAGACTTGtatgaatttttgtttttgtaattCATGGTTGTGTATGCATTTTGAAAACCCTTCAGTTGTCTGATTAATGCCAGACTTATCGATTCCACTCTGTGTCTATTATCGACCTTTTAAAGTATTGCATATATTATGTGTCAGGTCTATtgcatgtattttttatttaacacaAAGTTTATTATCGATAACATATAGAGTTtattaaaaaccctaaatattCAAAGGGACAGATGAGCAGTTGAGCATTTATTACACATAAAAAAAACTGTTGCATGTCCAATCACACGTTGTGTCGATTGGGTGTACGCTACCTCTCTTTGATTTTCACCTATTCATACGTGAACGAACTAATGGGCAGGAAGATCAAAGGgttctattttggtctatataaacACCCATCTACTAGACCCAAAATTCATCTTCATCAACTCATAAATTAGATTTAATCGACAAGATGCTAGATATTTCTTTAAAACCCAGAAGAAGGATCTACCATAACTACGACCTGTTCCTCCTCCACAACGATCTCAACCGACTGTTCTATGGACTGGGACAGGACAGGGAGCACCTCTATCGTGAACTCCGACAAATTACCCATTTTTTACAAGCGATTGTGGAGCGGCTCAACATGGAGCCGAAGGAGATGATCACCCCCCATCATCCCCTTAGTTTGaggtttttatgtatttttttaaatatcattgcAATGGGAAGCTTTCATGGTTAGGTTTATGTTAGATGAAAGCTTCTTTGTTTTGCacttttttcttgggttttgctgtAAATATGGTTTTACCATTgcaatgatgaatgaatgaatgaaatatgttatttttcctatatCTGTCTCCTTTTAAATTTCTGCAATTTTAGACTtgtttgaaattttatgtaatttcctCTGTTAGAACATAAATCAAACAGTTGTGAGAAGGCATCGATTAATTCATATATGATAATGGAAATTTAATTTTGTTCCGGTTTTATTTTTTGCAATTTGTGATGTTAGAAGATAAATCAAATGATTGTGAGATGTGAAAATTAATTCATACATGATGATGAAAAATTAATTCTTGTTTCCTGCATTTGTCTCCCCTGTAATTTtacaatttttccctttttagaatTTTTGCATGAGATCAAGTTAGAAGATGAACGGAATAGTTGTCagatgtcaaattaattcatatacttaaaTGAAAATCGAATCTGGTCTATCCACGATTATGTTgaattatacaaaattaaatgcAAAGTCGATGGGGTTTATTATATACTAATCTAAATATCTATGTTCTAACATATACGTAATCGACGCAATCAGCAATATAGGTCTACCGATTGTGTCCAGTGTATTTTATTGACTATAAGCCTTATCAATAATATACCGTATTGGTTTATTTTccttagtagcatatttgaaaacaaaattaattaatcaataaaataataaataattgaattttatacaATTAAAGGAGCTTGGACAAGTCATGTGATTGTATGAAAGTCCACATAAATTGGATAAGCTGATCAAGgatgtgtgaggatgggtagtggATTAACAGATGaattcctcacaacatacttgtACTTTGGTAAGTAAACATTGCCCTACGGGTGTTTGGTGTTCAGCCACAACTCATTACCTCACATCTTTGATCATcactttcaatttatgtgaactctcatatgatcacatgacttgtttaggctcattcgattgcataaaattcaattacttactattttgttaattaaataatccttttcaaaatatgtgctagtcatgGTCTATAAATATGTGTCATAGTCTAGTACATTTATTAATGAAGTTGTACAAAATCTATGCTAGACTATGCTTAGTTTTGTACTCGACCTGATATAGTGTAGCATAGACTCTAAACTActtcaacaaataaataactaGATTGTGATATTTATTCGTAgaccataactagcacatattttaagaaggattaattaattaatagaataatcaataattgGATGTTATGCAATTATATGAGTCTAAACAAGTCATGTGctcgtatgagagtccacataaataAAAAATCGTGATCAAAGATGTGAGGTGGTGAGTTGTGATTGAACAAATGAATTCTCCACAACATACTCGTGCTTTGGGTAAACATTGCCCTAAGCATGTTTGTTGTTCATccactacccatcctcacacaGACAagatcaccttattcaatttacGTAAACTCTCATAcaatcacatgacttgttcaagctcctttaattgcataaaatctaattatttattattttattgattaaaaaatccttctcaaaatatgtgctagttatggtctatgaataaATATCATAGTCTAGTGCGGTTATTAAGGAATTAGCTCTTAGTATATATTAGACTGTCTATTTATTCGGTGAATCATCTATCAAAAGCCTGAGAAGACATCCATTATAAATAAGGTCTATGAAACAAGACTAgcagtaaaaaaaaatgaaaatatcagATTTTTACAATGCTAATAAAGTACATGTCAAATCAACAACCAACGGTAATatctcacttttttcttctataaaaggaaGGCTATTTNNNNNNNNNNNNNNNNNNNNNNNNNNNNNNNNNNNNNNNNNNNNNNNNNNNNNNNNNNNNNNNNNNNNNNNNNNNNNNNNNNNNNNNNNNNNNNNNNNNNNNNNNNNNNNNNNNNNNNNNNNNNNNNNNNNNNNNNNNNNNNNNNNNNNNNNNNNNNNNNNNNNNNNNNNNNNNNNNNNNNNNNNNNNNNNNNNNNNNNNNNNNNNNNNNNNNNNNNNNNNNNNNNNNNNNNNNNNNNNNNNNNNNNNNNNNNNNNNNNNNNNNNNNNNNNNNNNNNNNNNNNNNNNNNNNNNNNNNNNNNNNNNNNNNNNNNNNNNNNNNNNNNNNNNNNNNNNNNNNNNNNNNNNNNNNNNNNNNNNNNNNNNNNNNNNNNNNNNNNNNNNNNNNNNNNNNNNNNNNNNNNNNNNNNNNNNNNNNNNNNNNNNNNNNNNNNNNNNNNNNNNNNNNNNNNNNNNNNNNNNNNNNNNNNNNNNNNNNNNNNNNNNNNNNNNNNNNNNNNNNNNNNNNNNNNNNNNNNNNNNNNNNNNNNNNNNNNNNNNNNNNNNNNNNNNNNNNNNNNNNNNNNNNNNNNNNNNNNNNNNNNNNNNNNNNNNNNNNNNNNNNNNNNNNNNNNNNNNNNNNNNNNNNNNNNNNNNNNNNNNNNNNNNNNNNNNNNNNNNNNNNNNNNNNNNNNNNNNNNNNNNNNNNNNNNNNNNNNNNNNNNNNNNNNNNNNNNNNNNNNNNNNNNNNNNNNNNNNNNNNNNNNNNNNNNNNNNNNNNNNNNNNNNNNNNNNNNNNNNNNNNNNNNNNNNNNNNNNNNNNNNNNNNNNNNNNNNNNNNNNNNNNNNNNNNNNNNNNNNNNNNNNNNNNNNNNNNNNNNNNNNNNNNNNNNNNNNNNNNNNNNNNNNNNNNNNNNNNNNNNNNNNNNNNNNNNNNNNNNNNNNNNNNNNNNNNNNNNNNNNNNNNNNNNNNNNNNNNNNNNNNNNNNNNNNNNNNNNNNNNNNNNNNNNNNNNNNNNNNNNNNNNNNNNNNNNNNNNNNNNNNNNNNNNNNNNNNNNNNNNNNNNNNNNNNNNNNNNNNNNNNNNNNNNNNNNNNNNNNNNNNNNNNNNNNNNNNNNNNNNNNNNNNNNNNNNNNNNNNNNNNNNNNNNNNNNNNNNNNNNNNNNNNNNNNNNNNNNNNNNNNNNNNNNNNNNNNNNNNNNNNNNNNNNNNNNNNNNNNNNNNNNNNNNNNNNNNNNNNNNNNNNNNNNNNNNNNNNNNNNNNNNNNNNNNNNNNNNNNNNNNNNNNNNNNNNNNNNNNNNNNNNNNNNNNNNNNNNNNNNNNNNNNNNNNNNNNNNNNNNNNNNNNNNNNNNNNNNNNNNNNNNNNNNNNNNNNNNNNNNNNNNNNNNNNNNNNNNNNNNNNNNNNNNNNNNNNNNNNNNNNNNNNNNNNNNNNNNNNNNNNNNNNNNNNNNNNNNNNNNNNNNNNNNNNNNNNNNNNNNNNNNNNNNNNNNNNNNNNNNNNNNNNNNNNNNNNNNNNNNNNNNNNNNNNNNNNNNNNNNNNNNNNNNNNNNNNNNNNNNNNNNNNNNNNNNNNNNNNNNNNNNNNNNNNNNNNNNNNNNNNNNNNNNNNNNNNNNNNNNNNNNNNNNNNNNNNNNNNNNNNNNNNNNNNNNNNNNNNNNNNNNNNNNNNNNNNNNNNNNNNNNNNNNNNNNNNNNNNNNNNNNNNNNNNNNNNNNNNNNNNNNNNNNNNNNNNNNNNNNNNNNNNNNNNNNNNNNNNNNNNNNNNNNNNNNNNNNNNNNNNNNNNNNNNNNNNNNNNNNNNNNNNNNNNNNNNNNNNNNNNNNNNNNNNNNNNNNNNNNNNNNNNNNNNNNNNNNNNNNNNNNNNNNNNNNNNNNNNNNNNNNNNNNNNNNNNNNNNNNNNNNNNNNNNNNNNNNNNNNNNNNNNNNNNNNNNNNNNNNNNNNNNNNNNNNNNNNNNNNNNNNNNNNNNNNNNNNNNNNNNNNNNNNNNNNNNNNNNNNNNNNNNNNNNNNNNNNNNNNNNNNNNNNNNNNNNNNNNNNNNNNNNNNNNNNNNNNNNNNNNNNNNNNNNNNNNNNNNNNNNNNNNNNNNNNNNNNNNNNNNNNNNNNNNNNNNNNNNNNNNNNNNNNNNNNNNNNNNNNNNNNNNNNNNNNNNNNNNNNNNNNNNNNNNNNNNNNNNNNNNNNNNNNNNNNNNNNNNNNNNNNNNNNNNNNNNNNNNNNNNNNNNNNNNNNNNNNNNNNNNNNNNNNNNNNNNNNNNNNNNNNNNNNNNNNNNNNNNNNNNNNNNNNNNNNNNNNNNNNNNNNNNNNNNNNNNNNNNNNNNNNNNNNNNNNNNNNNNNNNNNNNNNNNNNNNNNNNNNNNNNNNNNNNNNNNNNNNNNNNNNNNNNNNNNNNNNNNNNNNNNNNNNNNNNNNNNNNNNNNNNNNNNNNNNNNNNNNNNNNNNNNNNNNNNNNNNNNNNNNNNNNNNNNNNNNNNNNNNNNNNNNNNNNNNNNNNNNNNNNNNNNNNNNNNNNNNNNNNNNNNNNNNNNNNNNNNNNNNNNNNNNNNNNNNNNNNNNNNNNNNNNNNNNNNNNNNNNNNNNNNNNNNNNNNNNNNNNNNNNNNNNNNNNNNNNNNNNNNNNNNNNNNNNNNNNNNNNNNNNNNNNNNNNNNNNNNNNNNNNNNNNNNNNNNNNNNNNNNNNNNNNNNNNNNNNNNNNNNNNNNNNNNNNNNNNNNNNNNNNNNNNNNNNNNNNNNNNNNNNNNNNNNNNNNNNNNNNNNNNNNNNNNNNNNNNNNNNNNNNNNNNNNNNNNNNNNNNNNNNNNNNNNNNNNNNNNNNNNNNNNNNNNNNNNNNNNNNNNNNNNNNNNNNNNNNNNNNNNNNNNNNNNNNNNNNNNNNNNNNNNNNNNNNNNNNNNNNNNNNNNNNNNNNNNNNNNNNNNNNNNNNNNNNNNNNNNNNNNNNNNNNNNNNNNNNNNNNNNNNNNNNNNNNNNNNNNNNNNNNNNNNNNNNNNNNNNNNNNNNNNNNNNNNNNNNNNNNNNCTTCTATAAAAGGAAGGCTATTTTTGTGTTAACACTCTCATTTTTTtggctttaatttttgttaacaattacaatgtctcaagcattccaaaaatcaaatacaaaaatgTCCTATATATGCCATTGTGGCAATCCAGCTATTTTTAGAACATCACACACCGATTGAAATCCAGGtcaaaaattcttcaaatgtGAGATTGGAAAGGATAATGGTGGATGCTCTTTTTTTAAGTGGCTTGACGAAGACTCACCGACGAGCAgcccatcgatatcaaatttttgaggcGCTTCCAAGTTTCATATACTCCAAAGGTTTCGAGAATCCAATGAAAATAGAGATCTACTCATGACATTGCTAAAAGAAGTCGAAGAGCAAAGAGATTTCTTGAAAGGATCACTAAAAAAGTTGAAATGGAGAGGGATCAAGTAAAGCAAAGGTTGATTTTGACCGAGGAAAAAGAGAAAGgcctaaaaaatttattgtatggtttgttattattgttggttTTCTAGAAAGGTGTGATAGGAATATAGGAAACTGAATAAATAGATGTAAGATTTCTTAAATCAACCTTGGatgtaatctataattaatagagaattaTGCCTATGTCTTTTATCATCGACCTCTATAAACTATGATAGTTACTGtaagtaaatatatgaattaCTAAATCCATAGTCAGTTAAGTCTATAAATTACAGAGAACAACTTCTATTATGTTTCCAATCAACCACTATAAATTAGGATAATAGCTGAACTGGTAACGCAATATAGCCAGCTATTTAATCTTACGACATAATGGAATAACTGAATATTATTTCATCAGTAAATGCCATCATTGACATgtcaaatatatgtaattcaattatccataaagaacaaatcaataaaaattataaatcattaagaaaattatttgttcCAAATTCATAAAActacatgttttcttgatttAGTTCCACAGCAATGCCCATCAtatccacttctttttcttcatgttttttctcctcttcttcaacttctttcttctcatttaCCTTCTCTTCTTCTgatgatttcttcttcttcttcttcttcttcttcttcttcttcttcttcttcttcttcttcttcttcttcttcttcttcttcttttttttttcttcttctgatttctttttagcattttcttttgttttctcttcattttctttttctgctT encodes the following:
- the LOC107853237 gene encoding uncharacterized protein LOC107853237, whose protein sequence is MLGRGCDCQGNGSRDSEAQRVRPHEKGYCGRQHSFIRQTRFCFISDRHKSIANDIAKVYNHAHHEYCTRHLDENLQVNHHSEEQLYLFYNAAKVYYLEEFSNHFVEFKNYCPEVAFFLKHDLGFEKWSRAYFPSNRFNVMTTNITESVNAMLIAEREYPMASIFNSITKRFGEIFRERRAYILKYKDNKFVPAVENILRDNISEGDSFYVDKVSWDKRQFTVFGSSCMAKVDLLERSRSCKKFDLVKIPCEHTMAALRLKDGEDFGLRVYDYSSPMYKVEEYLLAYSESINVVPLKS